tatataaaatgggAACTGttcttggcactccaaaaaaGTCCTCTTGCACTCCTTTATGAAAGCACACGGGAGAAAATAAACACAGAGTGCAAGATAacatttttggagtgccaataacagctCCCTCAAATATTTCTCAGATAAAAAGAAACTattaaagtaaaataaaagttcTGAGTTGCAACACAGACCGACCATTAGACATTTGGACTCAAATTCCAATTCTAAGACCATAAACACTAATTTGAGAGGAAGATGCAGATAAAACAATGAATCAACGTAACTTTATTAACATGGTTCCACCCCAAACTGGGTTATGTTCCTGGGGAGGAATCACTATCCACCAATAAAGAAACAAGCTCACAATGATTAGGAAATAGCCTCTTCCAACCCCATAAAACTCGCAAACACTCAAACTCACTCAGATTTCCCTCTCAAAAGTTGTACCCTAGAGTGAGAAAACTATCAAAATCTGAATGATGATCACATAAGGAGGCTAAAAAACTTGAAGAACCCTATTTAAGGCTCATAATAACCCTTTGACCAATTTGTCAACGTCTTAGATTCCTACTCCAACCAGGAGATTGGTGCAAAAGGGACACAGCAAATGTGTCAAACAACAGCAGTCTGAAAACCAACAACACACTCAAGCCTGCACTACAGTATCTCAAAAAACTACTCTGAACGCTTGAGTGTAAACACTGCTGTAACATGATTTCCCTCTGGACACCCCAGCATTATCCCCGATGTTCGAGCAGCAATTCCAAATCCTACATTTCCACAGCTAGTTTTGAGCTGTTATTCCAACACAAACCACAGGCTGGATGTAGGTTTCCAGCACAGCAGGAATAATGATTATGGTTTGAACCACTCCCTACCCAGAAAACCCAAACCGAGTTGGCATTCTCCGACAAATAATCCATCTCCTCATCCGTCGCATCACAGCTATGCCTAACAAAGATTGGCCCCCTGACAGGGCAAGAACAATTGGTTCACGCTCTCCAATCCATATGTGCGCATCACGCGCCattaagaagaaaataaagagaGGGCTTTCCCCTCTGAACCAAATCGCATGCTAACCCTCCCATGAGCAAAATCTAAGGTAATTATTGAAAATTGAAGATACTTCCTTTCACCAAATTGCATATTCAAGGATGAAAGGATAACGGAATAACCTACAGAACCGTTTTGACTTGGAATCCCTAACCCTCTGAAACCAGAGGTAGTTATTATGATCATGATAGATAAAAATTGTGACCTACAAATTTAGGAGGTAAACTGAAGTGATCTACAAATCTACGGGGCAGTTTGGCAGTCTACTCGTAAATTAATGATAGATCAAAGTTGTGAGTTCATTAAACAACTGTCTTCATTGTTTGACACATTTATACCAGCAATCATCTCATAAATGTTTTAAAATCATTACCGATAATGCTTTGTCCTCAATTAGTGAAATCCTGCTACAGCTGGTAAGCTTCATTGCAGTCACCAGGCGCTTGATTTGCCATTCAATTGGTAAAGAATCTAATAGCTCAAAGAAGTATGTCGCATATCCATATTCGGGTCGTTCCAGCACAATTCTGCAGTCAAGTGATAATCAAATGTCAAATCCTCCAGTTCAAGTTGAGAGGATAAACCAACCTTAAGAAAAATATGCAACTCATGCACACCTATTATGTTTAGCAAAGACAAATATAAATGACTGAAGGTCTCGGCACCAACCCCATTCAACCGGCCAATTTCTGAACTGCAGATAACGGCTCTgtataataaaatgaaatggGATTTATTgtaaacaaaaagataaaagtCTTGCAGGCAGATATAGGGAAACGTTAACTGAAATAATTAGCCTGTTATCATGCTGACGAACTAATCATAAGAAACCTATTACCTGCTCCACAAGTGAAATTAGACAAGCCAAGCAATAAGTAACTCTTGAGCCCTTGGTGCATCGTATCGGAGCAAACTTAAAAAACGGCTGACGCTGTGAGAAAAGCTGTCCAAAATGAAGATGCTAACATTAGAAAGACATTAATGCGATGGTGTACCACATTTAACTGTGCAAGGCAATTCAAATACAGATGGTTAACTACCAAAAGATGGCCGATAATATGTTATCCAAAACAGAAACTCATACAGAATATTCACTATCTATAATTTTAAGAAGCAACGAACATATTATTACTCAATAAGATTTCATAGCAGTGGACCACAAATGCACTAAAAAAGCAAACAACAAACAGGAAGCAAATATAAAACAATTTCCACTACCCACATGAACCCTACTCCCAATTATTTGGCATACTGCAGCTTCCTAATCTTACAAAAATTGAGGGGAGCTATCCTTTAACTCTGTTGACATGGAGGCCAATAATGAAGACCAAAATCTGAGCCTATCTTCAGAAATTTTCCTATTCCTGTGCACCCAAACAACCCAAGAAAATGGCCAAGAACGTGCAAACCTTTCACACAAAAAGAGTAAACCCCTTTTGGAATAATGCAAACCATCCAAATTCCCTTCCACCAACAGTGGAGAAAAACATGATCTGTCAAATTCCCCCACTCTTTACACACGGTACAACAGAGAAGGGAAAGCCTACCCACTGCCCTCTTTTCTGAAGCATCTCTTCTACCAAGACAATCGCTTCATAACAACCAAACAAGGAGGAGAAGTTCTTAAAAAGTGTAACAAGATGGTTTTAAAAAAATTCTCATCATTCTCACAAGCAACCACAAGTTTTCTTTTCAATTGCTTTATAGAACAATGTGTCCGAATGAACCCCTTTTCATAcgttaaaattattaaataagcCCTCACTTCGTCATTAGTTAATCAGGAATTAAATATTGTTCTTCAAGAAATGTACCCCTGGCAGTTTCCTTATAGATAATTCACAATTGCAGTAGCACATCTGTTGTGTACTAAATAAAAGCAGCAATATTGGCCAATAGGAGGTTCGCACTAGATCCTATGGGGAACACTAGGAATTTGAAAAGAATACTAAAATACACCCACCCCAACCCCCTCCCCCGGCGAACAAAATCACAAACCGTGATGGGGTAAATGTTTTTAATATTAATCTTAACAATGAGCCCGGAATGATTGAAGGTTATGCTACAAGGAAGCTGCAAGAACAATACATAAAATTGTTGTAACAAGGCTAAGACGAGGGAAACCTCATAATACAAGAATTGTGCCAACCTTTGATATTACAGCTTCAAGCTCCGCAAAGTTGTCTTCACATAAGGATTCCTCTAGGGCTTCATCACTCTCAATCTCGCCGTAAAGCCTGATTTCATTAACCAGCACCCCCTTTTCAACTAATACCTGCCATTTATCATTTTAGGAGTCTTCATCCAAATGGTACTGAAAATGCAACTGTGAGAAACATGGAGTACCTGCAGTAGTCCTGGAGCATCTTCCTCCAACGCCGTTTCAACGGAATCCCTGCAGTTAATTTCACACCTATATCCTTAAGAAAAGTGGACATAAAACTAAGTGGAAAATGACCTACATAAACATAACAACATACGTGGcagtctttttcctttttcgtgGACGAATGACGTTTATTGGCTTAGCAGATTCTGAGGCAATAGGGCTATACTTGGCAGAAGGCACAACTTTAACAAAACATCCATGACTCCTAGATATGTTCAATTCAGAGCCATAACCAGATGCCAACAGATTCAACCGATCACGCAGCCGCATATGGTCAACCTCATCTTCATTAATTTCATTGAAAACTCTTGGTTCATTCTTTACGGGCAGTATGTCAAAGGAGAACTTACCCCCAGCATTTCTGTCCTGATTTTGGAAGACACCGTCATCCCAAGGTTCATCCTTTACTTTAACAGATGTTGACGGGGTTGAACAATGCCTTCTACTTGTGCATGTAGGCAGATAGTCCTGTCCCCCACATGAACTTAACTCCGTGGCATTAGGAGGCATTCTCTCAGATGAGCATTTCTTATCACTTTCAGAACCTTTTCCACCATAATTGGACTTATTGGAATTAACTGAATATTGATAGGTTGTAGAAAATGCTTCAACAATGACATTATGAGGTGAACTAATCATAGAAGTTCTACAAACAACTGAACTATTTCTTCCTGAATTGTCATGAAGTGAACTGGTAGCCACTAAAGCTTCTCCACCGGCACTACTAGTATCTGCCTGTCCTTTACAAGCAAGCTGTTGCATAAGGTCCTTTGACAGTGGCCCTGGAATATCCTGTATTATACAATGTTAGAAGATACTTCAATAATCAGAAGAAATTCAAGTATATCATATCCAATTTTTATTTCAAAGCAAGTCTTCAAagtaatatttgttttttatgagtTACGCCATATTAATTGTGGACCTCGAGTTCACCGAGTCTTGTGctgtgtttttattattttttaactaAATTTTGTTTCTCGTGAAAAAGGAAAACCCCACGGGTCAACTTTAAGAAATAGAAAGCAAAGCAACGAGTTCTGATTGTCAATGGAACAATTCCGACTTTATCTCACTTGTCAATCGTTCCCATCCAGGTGCCATTTCGTAAATCTTTGAGGGAACACAGTATAGTAAGATATGACATTGTCTATTAACATGATTTTTTTCATAAACCCTACTTCTGAGCTCAACAGTAGCCACAAGCTTCTCAATAATTAATGCACACATATAAttctaaaaataaacataaggaTAAAAATATTACCTCAATAAGTGCTTTTTCAAACCCGAAGAGTTTCCTGCAAAATGCCATaaataaaataactaaaaaaaccTAAGAATTTATCCCTTTACAGCAATATGAATTACATAAATACATTCAGGGATGTTTATAAATTTCACAAACTGAAATTCAATATGCAAAAAAAACCTGAACAAGTAAAATTTGTACTTAGATGATATACTTTTTTACAagaataaattttttataagaTCTCCAAAGTTCAAGGGTGGAGAACACATTCTTTCAACAGTGAAGGTGAAAGAATTGGCACTTGGGTGTGAGGCTTTGCCATTGAGTTTAATGACCTTCAATTTGATTTGATTCAATTGATTAAAAGAATTTATGATAATTTGGCCACTCAGTTCTACACACGAATCATTTTGATGAGGCATGTGGCATGTGTATTTTCTGTCAGACCCATTACCTGCGTAAATCAAAATGTCCAACTCTTGAACTGGTGACTATTTATTCTAACAAAATATTTCACTAAATTGTTGATGCATGCATATCTCCCAATTTGACGCATGGCGTACACACATACTTGTCACATGCAGCAGTTTTTGCCTGTTGAATTGGAATTCTGTTTTCCTTCAACTGTCATTGTACCCGCATTTGCCACAATTTTTGCTCCTTTGACTTGCTAACTTGTTTCTTCATTTAACAAGCTTTAAAATTCTAGTTACATTAATGAAACAATGTTTCTTTCCATCGAGAAAATTCTCTCCTTTAAAATTTGTCGACTGCATGACCACTAGCcaataaaaaggtcgtacccagtgcacaaggctcccgctttacgcagggtctgggagaggtgaatgtcggctagccttacccccatttatggagaggctgctcccaagtctcgaacccgagacctaccgctcatgggcgaaggcacttgtcatcgcaccaagtgcgacctcttatgACCACTAgccaatgcaaaaaaaaaatcacaaataaCCATTTATAATGTCGCTTAACTTTAAAATTAAATTCTCAAATCTTCCCACATACCCTCATGATGAAAGATCACGACAGAACATAGTTGAAGGGCTTGGTTTTGCCCAACCATAGGTTGAGCAAAACATTCAGGTTTTCAGCTCAATGGACTATGCctccattttttctttcttaacatCAAACTTTTGATTGAACTACCATTTTACAGGTCTTTAGCACAGAAAGCTTTCTTCCAAACTCTAACCTTAAGAAATGGGCTTTTAATATTATCTCACTGAAGAGGAatcccttattttcatatgtcCTTGATTTGATTCTCTTCaatttaatttgatttgattaaaAGAAGACTTAATTTACTTATTTGGCCTCTCAGGTGTTGGCACGTGTCATTTCCTAAGACCCGTAACTTGCAGAAGTCAACTTTTACTAGTCAAAGAGTCAaaagttaattttttattgttcatCAAAATGCAGTGAATTTTGTAAGAAGTTTTGAGGTCTGCAACTTGCGTGTGATTGTGTGAGGAAATTAATTTTGAAAAGCAAAATTGTGCCAAGTCATAAAATCATCAAGGAGGAAATGGCACCTTGATTGCAGCATCTTTTGTCGCTCTTTGAGGGAAATGTGGTCCAGGTGATCATAAGTAGAGTGATCAGAGATCTCACTTTTCATTTGAACTGCTAACACAGAAGAACCAGCAAAGCCATTCATACCACCTCCagatgaacaaaagaagctGCCAGAGTAAGCAACCTTTCCTTTGGCATGAACTTCTAATAGTGACGGACTTTCAGGTAGACTGGAAACATTGACATCAGTTTTTTCTAGTTGAGCAACATTAACATTAGAATCAGTACAGACGATCTGCTCTGAAGAAACAAAAGTATTTACTTTTGTCCCAGTGTAGTCACTATCCCCAGGCATTTCCACATTTTGGCTGCAAGAGTCATGTTGTAAATGCTGATCAAGTGAGGGATCTGCCACAGTTTTACAGCCTAAGAGTTCAGATGTAGCTCCACTGGAAATTATAGAATACTGATTTTGTACTTCTTCCAATAATTCAACTCCAACTTCTCTGACAGAAGGAAAAGACGAAACATCCTACAAAACAAGCACATTCTATTAACCAtgccaaaaaagaaaagataacgGCAGAGGTAAGAACAAACATCAGGTATGACAAAAAATAGGTGCCAACTCAAACTGCTTGCACTGAAATTATTTCCAATCATCTTTTCCAGGCAAACTGCTTCCTATTTCAGCCAGTCTCATCGATATTCAAGCTGTAATTTGACCCTATCTTCAGCCTAAAGCACATTGCTAAAACGTCAAATAAATATATAAGTAAAATATACAAAAACTCTTCCCAGGAAAATGCCTCACAAAGTTATGTCAGTTGAGTTTTTCTCTTCAAACATTTATGTTGAGAATATCGcgtttaagaatgggaaaaatagaacaaactctgaaaatcgaaaacaaataaccaagataaataacaccGAGAATTTACATGGTTCGGCAATATGtggctacgtccacgggacaacaacaacaatctttcactatatcaataatgaatacaaccaataatcttgccaaatctctagaactaCAACTTGACAaaaaacctaaaagaacaagaacaagaaatacactatctcttttcttttctctcgcacgcactttacaatattctctcactctaatcccttgagtggtatacaatttattgttttgctcccttCAAATAAAAACTAGTACAATAGCCCCTTTATATAGACAcaataaaggtcttcttcaataaggattattaatcctaattggaatctagttatgaatcctactccaattgggtaaacaattccaattgggaaaacaatttaatcctctaagacTATAATTCCTTATAGACTTAGGACAACTTATCATTGGCTGGATAAACCTAACAATTTAAGCATAGTTTTCATAAACATGAGAATGGTCCACTTTGATTTGTGGACCATCTATAGTGTCTCACCCATACTTCCAGTGTTTTAGGTACATTCTAATTTCGAATCACTTATCTTCTCATGTCAAATCGACAAAAACTCTTATTTTCATGAATCTATCCAGTGTCTTGCGTATACTTCTAGCTACATTCAAATCTTTACAAGACAAATAACATTGCTATGTTACACGACATTCTAACTGGATTCTCATCCTGTTCGAACATCGGCAATGAAATGAAATATATGGAAAAGGTGGATAAACAAACATAACGATAACTAAACCTCTACCCCATCCAATCAAGCAATTTTCTAAAATCTAGTACCTCCTCTATgttcttgggagcagcctctccataaaatggaggtaaggctagccgacattcacctctcccagaccttgcataaagcgggagccttgtgcactgggtacgacctttttagtaCCTCCTCTATGTTATATAAATGCAAATATACTTTTCTCCACATGTGCAGAGACTTTGTAAACTTTTCCAGTGAAGACAATTTGTTAAAATCCAGTAGCCCATACATTGCATATAAGCAACACCTTCTCGATATTGGCCTTGCACTCACAAAGAGTTTGTGATTTTTGACCAAATAATTTCGCACATATGCATGATAACTCCATAACTTCTATGACCTAACATTACATCCTAAGACCCTTCATATAAAATTCAATACTTTTCTGAATTTCAGATGCCCAAATAGACTTCCAATATCCATATTCTTCAATGTTAAAACGATAATTAAATTGTCAGAAATTCAATATTGAATCCATAGATTCTTCAAGTATATGTCCTTCATTTGTTTCCTTATATGGATCATTAGTTTCAGCTGCAAGATACAATTTTCATAAGAAGAAAATATAATGCATCAACCCATCATCTCTATTATTCGAAGATGACACAAATGGG
Above is a window of Malus sylvestris chromosome 15, drMalSylv7.2, whole genome shotgun sequence DNA encoding:
- the LOC126604538 gene encoding uncharacterized protein LOC126604538 isoform X1; translated protein: MAITSCGSNGNHIKIDGAGSSDELDYLPLIQRRNLLLVGRQNLKSLIGVTVKEEDELSKSQDVSSFPSVREVGVELLEEVQNQYSIISSGATSELLGCKTVADPSLDQHLQHDSCSQNVEMPGDSDYTGTKVNTFVSSEQIVCTDSNVNVAQLEKTDVNVSSLPESPSLLEVHAKGKVAYSGSFFCSSGGGMNGFAGSSVLAVQMKSEISDHSTYDHLDHISLKERQKMLQSRKLFGFEKALIEDIPGPLSKDLMQQLACKGQADTSSAGGEALVATSSLHDNSGRNSSVVCRTSMISSPHNVIVEAFSTTYQYSVNSNKSNYGGKGSESDKKCSSERMPPNATELSSCGGQDYLPTCTSRRHCSTPSTSVKVKDEPWDDGVFQNQDRNAGGKFSFDILPVKNEPRVFNEINEDEVDHMRLRDRLNLLASGYGSELNISRSHGCFVKVVPSAKYSPIASESAKPINVIRPRKRKKTATDSVETALEEDAPGLLQVLVEKGVLVNEIRLYGEIESDEALEESLCEDNFAELEAVISKLFSQRQPFFKFAPIRCTKGSRVTYCLACLISLVEQSRYLQFRNWPVEWGWCRDLQSFIFVFAKHNRIVLERPEYGYATYFFELLDSLPIEWQIKRLVTAMKLTSCSRISLIEDKALSVGDDLTEGDAQVLMEYGWEPNTGLGTMLKYRGRVVHDRRNETDSSEWRSKIGKLLIDGYNGGTLITNNIPKKVLEYIDAQGPEIKLEL
- the LOC126604538 gene encoding uncharacterized protein LOC126604538 isoform X2, which encodes MAITSCGSNGNHIKIDGAGSSDELDYLPLIQRRNLLLVGRQNLKSLIGVTVKEEDELSKSQDVSSFPSVREVGVELLEEVQNQYSIISSGATSELLGCKTVADPSLDQHLQHDSCSQNVEMPGDSDYTGTKVNTFVSSEQIVCTDSNVNVAQLEKTDVNVSSLPESPSLLEVHAKGKVAYSGSFFCSSGGGMNGFAGSSVLAVQMKSEISDHSTYDHLDHISLKERQKMLQSRKLFGFEKALIEDIPGPLSKDLMQQLACKGQADTSSAGGEALVATSSLHDNSGRNSSVVCRTSMISSPHNVIVEAFSTTYQYSVNSNKSNYGGKGSESDKKCSSERMPPNATELSSCGGQDYLPTCTSRRHCSTPSTSVKVKDEPWDDGVFQNQDRNAGGKFSFDILPVKNEPRVFNEINEDEVDHMRLRDRLNLLASGYGSELNISRSHGCFVKVVPSAKYSPIASESAKPINVIRPRKRKKTATDSVETALEEDAPGLLQVLVEKGVLVNEIRLYGEIESDEALEESLCEDNFAELEAVISKLFSQRQPFFKFAPIRCTKGSRVTYCLACLISLVEQSRYLQFRNWPVEWELCWNDPNMDMRHTSLSY